From Excalfactoria chinensis isolate bCotChi1 chromosome 4, bCotChi1.hap2, whole genome shotgun sequence, one genomic window encodes:
- the RASSF6 gene encoding ras association domain-containing protein 6, giving the protein MKKVTMKAQHLPSVAINEEKFITREQLRSLLKIYNSYYSDQENLQLSYDQREGGKPFIEGILSIFWGVRHPIRLKIQDEKQIPSFVTLKSTENVGLFPSKRGMTRWGEFDDLHHISGETLKSTEEKLNSEKSYSYYESSTLKSKSKQEHDCATLPRAVSSAAAVRKRTKFPMIARTEEETHRFSINGHFYNYETSVFTPASGSETKIRINSHMRTREVIEQLLRKFKIENSPHEFALYIIHVSGEKKQLRSGDIPLLHRLLQGPSEKVAKFFLMDRDVEEVSSDVAQYIQFHLPFLESILHRINKEEEQEIQQTIAKYLKEKRVIYQHLQNRTSKKTETTV; this is encoded by the exons ATGAAGAAAGTGACTATGAAAGCACAGCATCTTCCTTCTGTTGCCATCAATGAGGAGAAATTTATAACCAG AGAGCAGCTCCGTTCTCTTCTGAAGATCTATAACTCTTACTATTCTGATCAAGAAAATCTGCAACTGTCATATGATCAG cgAGAAGGAGGTAAACCATTTATTGAAGGAATCTTATCAATCTTTTGGGGAGTTCGACATCCTATTCGCTTAAAAATTCAGGATGAGAAGCAGATACCCTCTTTTGTAACCTTGAAGTCAACAGAGAATGTGGGCTTGTTCCCCAGTAAAAG GGGAATGACACGATGGGGAGAATTTGATGATCTGCATCATATTAGCGGGGAGACATTGAAATCTACTGAAGAGAAGCTGAACTCTGAGAAAA GTTATTCGTATTACGAAAGCAGCACTCTGAAGTCCAAGAGCAAGCAGGAACATGACTGTGCTACTCTGCCCAGGGCGGTCAGTAGTGCTGCAGCTGTAAGGAAGAGGACCAAGTTCCCCATGATCGcaagaacagaagaagaaactCACAGATTTTCTATTAATGGCCATTTCTACAACTATGAG aCATCCGTTTTCACTCCAGCTTCTGGATCAGAAACCAAAATAAGAATTAACAGCCATATGAGAACAAGAGAAGTAATAGAACAACTGCTTCGAAAGTTCAAG ATAGAAAACAGTCCCCATGAATTTGCACTTTATATTATCCATGTGTCCGGAG aaaagaagcagctgagaaGTGGAGACATTCCCTTACTGCACAGACTCCTGCAGGGGCCATCAGAGAAGGTTGCCAAGTTTTTTCTCATGGACAGGGATGTGGAAGAGGTCAGCAGTGAT GTTGCTCAATATATTCAATTTCATCTTCCCTTTTTGGAATCAATTCTGCACAGAataaacaaagaagaagaaCAGGAAATTCAACAGACAATTGCAAA